Genomic DNA from Hymenobacter jejuensis:
AGTCGTCGATGGTGGAGGACAGGCCCGCGCCGCCCGAGAAATAGGTGCCGGCCTCCTTGGGGTAATCCGGGATCATGCCATCACGCGGCCCCGTCTTGATGGTATTCTTAGCGGCATCTTGCGTGTAAAGCGCCGCCAGACGGGGCTGCTTATTGGCGGGCAGGTAGAAGTAGGTGTCACGCATGGCCAGCGGTTCGAACAAGCGCGTGCGCAAAAACTGGTCGAGTGGCTGGCCGGAGAGCACCTCGATCAGGTAGCCCAGCACATCTACGCTCAGGCCGTACGTAAAGCGTTCGCCCGGCTGGTGCATCAGCGGCAACGGGCCCAGCGCGTTCATGCGGGTCGCCAGCTTGTCGTTTGGCGTGCCAATGCCGCTGGGAATGTGCGCCTTCGCATAAATCGCTTTTGCTTCTTTGCTGCCAATAACCGGGTAGCTGATGCCCGACGTGTGCGTGAGCAGCTGGCGAATGGTGATTTCGCTGCGGGCCGGAACAGTAGTGTAAGTAGAATCCTGCTCGTTGAATGTAGCCAGCACTTTCGGGTTGCGGAAAGCCGGCAGATACTTCGAAATAGGATCGTCGAGCTGAAACTTGCCTTCATCGTAAAGCATCATCACGCCTGCGCTGGTGATGGCTTTCGTCTGAGAAGCTATGCGCACGATGGCATCGGCTTGGAGGGGCGTTTTGGCGTTTACATCGTTCAGCCCAAAGGCTTTACGATAAATAACGTGACCATCGCGCATGATCAGAGCAATGGCGCCGGGTACCCGATTGGCCTCGGTGTACTCGCGTAGCAGCTGGTCGATGGCAGGTAAGGAGGCCTGGGCGGAAGCCGAGGGTTTAGCCTTGGCAGCGGGCCGGGTGGCGACCGGAGCCGCTGTTTGCGCGCTGGTGGTATAGCCGCTGAAC
This window encodes:
- a CDS encoding serine hydrolase domain-containing protein is translated as MRKAMILALLLLFSGYTTSAQTAAPVATRPAAKAKPSASAQASLPAIDQLLREYTEANRVPGAIALIMRDGHVIYRKAFGLNDVNAKTPLQADAIVRIASQTKAITSAGVMMLYDEGKFQLDDPISKYLPAFRNPKVLATFNEQDSTYTTVPARSEITIRQLLTHTSGISYPVIGSKEAKAIYAKAHIPSGIGTPNDKLATRMNALGPLPLMHQPGERFTYGLSVDVLGYLIEVLSGQPLDQFLRTRLFEPLAMRDTYFYLPANKQPRLAALYTQDAAKNTIKTGPRDGMIPDYPKEAGTYFSGGAGLSSTIDDYAIFLQMMLNEGQYKGRRLLKPATVRLMTQNQIGDVNQGLNKFGLGFSIVTPQGAAKSGLSEGSFEWGGIFGTTYWVDPKEKIVALLYTQKYPNSYGDLADKYKMLVRQTVIESKAVLVK